From a single Candidatus Thorarchaeota archaeon genomic region:
- a CDS encoding M20/M25/M40 family metallo-hydrolase, with product MVLNNIVDFLEGHKDKAIEDLKQLVRIPSVAAKGEHMEETAELVAKMLESAGMKAEIHPTSGVSVVTAEWDVGAAKTLLFYDHYDVQPAEPFDLWDSPPFEPEIREGRIYGRGVSDNKGDLVTRIWAVRAYHETGNTPPVNVRFVVEGEEEISSPSLPEFVKKNRDFLKADGGIWEFGGSDQQGVQEAWLGLKGILYVQLEVETLSHDAHSSLACVLPSAAFTLVRALDSLKDVEGRILIDGFYDGARPLSEAERRLVAEIDVHEEMMREFYGIPEFYHGLSGDALKEAFYGEPSCNICGITTGYQGEGSMTVLPAKASAKVDFRLVEGQNDQMIVKQLRTHLDKHGFSDVKIAWYKGYPAAKTPPDHPFVEAVARATERAFGHRPTIHPTNPGSGPLYLFKDLVPMVSVGCGDFDSRAHSPNESIILENFLNSMKRAAFIIDELAKT from the coding sequence ATGGTCCTAAATAATATAGTTGATTTTCTTGAAGGTCATAAGGATAAAGCAATTGAGGATCTTAAACAGTTGGTGAGAATTCCTTCGGTGGCAGCAAAGGGCGAGCACATGGAAGAAACGGCGGAGCTTGTTGCGAAGATGCTCGAGTCCGCGGGGATGAAAGCGGAGATCCATCCCACTTCGGGGGTATCGGTGGTGACGGCCGAATGGGATGTTGGAGCGGCCAAGACACTCCTCTTCTATGATCACTATGATGTGCAGCCCGCGGAGCCGTTTGATCTGTGGGACAGTCCTCCCTTTGAGCCAGAGATCCGAGAGGGGCGCATCTATGGTCGTGGGGTCTCCGATAACAAGGGCGATCTCGTCACGCGGATCTGGGCAGTTCGTGCGTACCACGAGACCGGGAACACGCCGCCTGTCAATGTACGTTTTGTAGTTGAGGGCGAAGAGGAGATCAGCAGTCCCAGTCTTCCGGAGTTTGTGAAAAAGAACCGCGATTTTCTCAAGGCTGATGGAGGGATATGGGAATTTGGTGGGTCGGATCAGCAAGGTGTGCAAGAGGCTTGGTTAGGTCTCAAGGGGATCCTCTATGTCCAGCTTGAGGTTGAGACCCTCAGTCACGATGCTCACTCATCACTCGCCTGTGTATTGCCATCTGCTGCTTTCACACTGGTACGCGCTCTTGATTCGCTCAAGGACGTTGAGGGTCGAATTCTCATTGATGGATTCTATGATGGTGCGCGCCCGCTGAGCGAGGCTGAACGGAGACTGGTCGCGGAGATCGATGTTCACGAGGAAATGATGAGGGAATTCTATGGTATTCCCGAGTTCTATCATGGACTCTCAGGGGATGCATTGAAAGAGGCCTTCTACGGTGAGCCCTCGTGTAACATCTGTGGCATTACCACTGGCTATCAAGGGGAGGGATCGATGACCGTGTTGCCCGCAAAGGCCTCGGCAAAGGTGGACTTTCGTCTAGTGGAGGGGCAGAATGACCAGATGATCGTGAAGCAACTGCGTACACATCTCGACAAGCACGGGTTCTCTGATGTGAAGATCGCATGGTATAAAGGTTATCCCGCAGCCAAGACGCCCCCTGATCATCCCTTTGTGGAGGCCGTTGCACGGGCGACTGAGCGAGCCTTTGGACATCGACCGACTATTCATCCGACGAACCCCGGATCCGGTCCTCTCTATCTCTTCAAGGACTTGGTGCCGATGGTCTCAGTTGGCTGTGGCGATTTCGATTCGCGTGCGCATTCCCCGAACGAGAGTATCATCTTGGAGAACTTTCTGAACTCCATGAAGCGGGCCGCTTTCATTATTGACGAGCTGGCAAAAACATGA
- a CDS encoding adenosylcobalamin-dependent ribonucleoside-diphosphate reductase → MVNPAAEDFLKERYFQPGEDWEGLCRRVARHLGTDDTESEEFFQMIYNCDAIPNSPTLMNSGTDLGYLSACNLVPVPDDLEGIMDAAKSSAMIQRSGGGVGFNFSQLRPTNDRIRGTGGTSSGVISFMKLLDTVGQVIKQGGKRRSANLGLLRHDHPDILRWIHAKDQQGELTAFNISIAATDELFEKAAKNEEITFINPRDGKPFPAYDPLIMKERTSIPAQEMLGRIAKSMWKDGEPGVIFWSTLQKGNSTPFLGDIDGLNPCGESPLYNWESCVLGSINLYNHVIRENGSGSMDYDKLRNTAKIMVRLLNSVIDKNRYPLPQMREAALRTRKIGIGVMGLADVFGALGVRYGSQKSIDLAEKIISTIADAAREESARLADIYGPYPAWEESNGTAPRLRNGALTSIAPTGSISFIAGVSSGIEPFFKMGYMMNRENADPIFVVAKSFLEDLKKYDYEGVLSELVKYDLTPLQLIEKGLLPEQFSHYVTAGEVSPKEHVLMQAVFQKHVDLAISKTINLPNEATVDDVMEIIDLAHKTGCKGLTIFRDGCDREAFLSEFKCPSCGSSNVEHSEGCIRCLDCGMSLCAVG, encoded by the coding sequence ATGGTCAACCCAGCAGCAGAGGACTTTCTCAAAGAACGGTATTTCCAGCCTGGAGAGGACTGGGAGGGACTATGTAGACGAGTCGCCCGTCACCTAGGCACAGATGATACCGAGTCTGAAGAATTCTTTCAGATGATTTACAATTGTGACGCAATTCCGAATAGCCCCACCTTGATGAATAGCGGCACCGATCTTGGCTATCTGTCGGCCTGTAACCTAGTTCCCGTCCCAGATGATCTGGAGGGAATCATGGATGCGGCTAAGTCATCAGCCATGATCCAGAGAAGCGGCGGAGGCGTGGGATTCAACTTCTCACAACTGCGACCGACAAACGATCGGATCCGCGGAACAGGAGGGACATCGAGTGGCGTCATCAGTTTCATGAAACTCTTGGACACAGTGGGTCAGGTGATCAAACAAGGTGGCAAGCGACGCAGTGCGAACTTGGGCCTGCTACGACATGATCACCCCGACATCCTTCGCTGGATCCATGCAAAGGACCAGCAGGGAGAGCTCACTGCGTTCAACATCAGCATTGCAGCAACGGACGAGCTGTTCGAGAAGGCAGCCAAGAATGAGGAGATCACTTTCATCAATCCACGTGATGGCAAGCCATTTCCGGCATATGACCCCCTCATAATGAAGGAGCGCACTTCGATTCCTGCACAGGAGATGCTTGGACGGATAGCCAAGTCCATGTGGAAAGATGGCGAACCTGGTGTCATCTTCTGGTCAACGCTTCAGAAAGGGAACTCCACTCCGTTCCTAGGGGACATTGATGGTCTCAATCCATGCGGCGAGAGCCCCCTCTATAACTGGGAGAGCTGCGTCCTTGGATCCATCAACCTCTATAATCATGTTATACGAGAGAATGGTTCTGGAAGCATGGACTACGACAAGCTTCGCAACACTGCCAAGATCATGGTGCGCCTGCTCAACTCCGTCATCGATAAGAACAGGTATCCACTCCCTCAGATGCGAGAGGCAGCACTGAGGACTCGGAAGATCGGCATAGGTGTTATGGGTCTCGCAGACGTGTTCGGGGCCCTTGGTGTGAGGTACGGAAGCCAAAAGAGCATCGATCTCGCGGAGAAGATCATATCCACTATCGCAGATGCCGCACGTGAAGAGAGCGCACGCTTGGCCGACATCTATGGTCCCTACCCTGCATGGGAGGAGAGCAACGGCACAGCACCGCGACTTCGTAATGGCGCACTCACATCGATCGCTCCAACCGGGTCCATCAGTTTCATTGCCGGAGTCAGCAGCGGTATTGAACCATTCTTCAAGATGGGCTACATGATGAACAGAGAGAATGCCGACCCCATCTTTGTCGTTGCCAAAAGCTTCTTGGAAGACTTGAAAAAATACGACTATGAGGGCGTACTCTCCGAACTGGTCAAGTATGATCTCACACCGCTCCAGCTCATTGAGAAGGGCTTGTTACCGGAACAGTTCTCGCACTATGTGACGGCCGGAGAGGTCTCACCTAAAGAGCATGTCTTGATGCAGGCGGTGTTTCAGAAACATGTCGATCTCGCTATCAGCAAGACCATCAACCTGCCAAACGAGGCAACCGTTGATGATGTCATGGAGATCATAGACCTCGCTCACAAGACAGGATGCAAGGGTCTCACCATCTTTCGTGATGGATGCGATCGAGAGGCGTTCCTCTCAGAGTTCAAGTGCCCGAGCTGCGGCTCTTCGAACGTAGAACATAGTGAGGGCTGTATCAGATGCCTTGACTGTGGAATGTCTCTGTGCGCTGTCGGGTGA
- a CDS encoding DNA alkylation repair protein, which yields MSGTDSIVMSIYSHLQAMSNPVRKEKIAEYMKTSSLRFIGVELPTIHQIVRDHIKPLKIEELPELMSGLWSVKTFETRVAAIDVMKVYARKGPVSSALEIADRWIDDLDTWGLADPLCQPCLGILLLRDPSVETSFERWRTSTDFWRRRCSVLPYLYLCLKANYRPDFGPRIIRAVEPHISDNEFFVGKAAGWVLRELSKRDPELVRSFIESNTDKMTRLVRREGSLKLGHVR from the coding sequence ATGAGCGGAACCGATTCCATTGTCATGTCGATCTATTCGCACTTGCAGGCAATGAGCAATCCGGTTCGCAAGGAGAAGATCGCCGAGTATATGAAGACATCTTCACTCCGGTTCATCGGTGTCGAATTACCAACAATACACCAGATCGTGAGGGACCACATCAAGCCTCTCAAGATTGAGGAACTGCCCGAGCTAATGTCTGGCCTGTGGTCGGTGAAGACCTTCGAAACTCGCGTTGCAGCCATTGATGTGATGAAAGTATATGCACGAAAAGGCCCTGTGAGTTCCGCATTGGAAATTGCAGACCGATGGATTGACGACTTGGACACATGGGGACTTGCGGATCCGCTCTGTCAACCATGCCTTGGGATTCTTCTCTTGAGAGATCCCAGCGTGGAAACCTCTTTCGAAAGATGGAGAACATCCACAGATTTCTGGAGAAGGAGATGCTCTGTGCTGCCATACCTCTACCTCTGTCTGAAGGCCAACTACAGACCGGACTTTGGCCCGAGAATCATCAGGGCAGTCGAGCCGCATATATCGGATAACGAGTTCTTTGTAGGCAAGGCTGCAGGATGGGTTCTCAGAGAGCTGAGCAAGAGAGACCCCGAACTTGTTAGGTCGTTTATTGAATCCAATACCGACAAGATGACAAGACTTGTCCGCCGAGAGGGATCGCTCAAACTCGGTCACGTGAGATAG
- a CDS encoding mucoidy inhibitor MuiA family protein, protein MIEIPTKTKEVTVFTDGARVTREGEVALQKGEQEIVIRGLSRFTKTDSVRLAGLGTADLLNITVEQDAQLRTDQSELKKLQDELRKLKRKRQSINDRIDRTQKAIAQLVRLTQIISTERAHQIAMGKVEPKSIEGDDELFELIADKRKSIREDHKKIEKLDLEITKVQEKIYSLDNSSYDIRFKVIVRLDAKQAEKIPLQVIYQVMSASWTPKYDVDLRTDGTKIKRLAMIANRTLEDWNDVELTVSTASSRPIEATEPNPYYVGVWRPRPPPMARSPKRMMKKAAPAPESRTEAFDLVAEAAPPAPEAELEEEYAEVEQAVGGVITYKVPGKTTITSGGDPKPVTLTEESFESRRLYYWNAYAMPGPVVLEEITNGESTILPGEAKVYADGDYVGESAMEKVAPSEKFKIGTREAFDVRTEKKLLHKDTEKAGIRGKNRREYSYALIIKNFAKSEIEIEVTDRIPSSSSERIKVELTDVSVEPKSFEVGVLRWEIKVPAQQETQIKYEYTVEWERDVRISPPLP, encoded by the coding sequence ATGATAGAAATTCCGACAAAGACCAAAGAAGTGACCGTGTTTACCGATGGCGCAAGAGTCACCCGCGAGGGAGAAGTTGCTCTACAAAAGGGAGAGCAGGAGATTGTCATAAGAGGCCTCAGCAGATTTACCAAGACTGACAGTGTCCGTCTTGCTGGACTCGGAACGGCAGATCTTCTGAATATCACGGTTGAACAGGATGCTCAACTCCGTACAGATCAAAGCGAACTAAAGAAACTACAAGACGAGCTCCGTAAATTAAAACGTAAACGCCAAAGTATCAATGATCGAATTGACCGGACACAAAAGGCCATCGCTCAACTTGTTCGCCTGACTCAAATTATATCAACGGAGAGAGCACACCAGATTGCAATGGGAAAGGTCGAACCCAAATCTATCGAGGGGGATGACGAGCTTTTCGAACTGATTGCCGATAAAAGAAAGTCAATCCGTGAGGATCATAAAAAGATCGAGAAACTGGATCTTGAGATCACCAAAGTGCAAGAGAAGATCTACAGCCTTGACAATTCGAGTTATGACATCCGATTTAAGGTCATTGTGCGGCTCGATGCAAAGCAGGCTGAAAAAATTCCGCTGCAGGTCATATATCAGGTGATGTCAGCCTCGTGGACTCCAAAGTACGATGTGGATCTTCGGACTGATGGCACCAAGATCAAAAGACTTGCAATGATTGCCAACAGAACACTGGAAGACTGGAATGATGTTGAACTCACAGTCTCAACAGCATCCTCTCGCCCCATTGAGGCAACCGAGCCAAACCCGTACTATGTAGGGGTCTGGAGACCACGCCCTCCACCCATGGCAAGATCACCGAAGCGAATGATGAAAAAAGCAGCACCTGCCCCAGAGTCCAGAACAGAGGCATTCGATCTGGTGGCTGAGGCGGCACCACCTGCGCCAGAAGCGGAATTAGAAGAAGAATACGCCGAGGTCGAACAAGCCGTAGGTGGGGTAATCACGTACAAGGTACCGGGCAAGACAACTATCACCTCGGGCGGAGATCCCAAACCAGTGACCCTTACTGAGGAGTCCTTCGAGTCAAGAAGACTCTACTATTGGAATGCCTACGCTATGCCGGGACCGGTCGTCCTCGAAGAAATCACGAACGGAGAGTCTACAATCCTTCCGGGTGAGGCAAAGGTGTATGCCGACGGCGACTATGTTGGCGAGTCGGCTATGGAGAAAGTCGCGCCTAGTGAGAAGTTTAAGATTGGCACACGTGAGGCATTTGATGTTCGGACCGAAAAGAAGCTCCTTCACAAGGACACCGAAAAAGCCGGGATCCGCGGCAAGAACCGCCGGGAGTATTCCTATGCACTCATCATCAAGAACTTTGCAAAGAGCGAGATCGAGATAGAGGTCACGGACCGGATTCCCAGTAGCTCCTCCGAGCGGATCAAGGTCGAGCTGACCGATGTGTCAGTTGAACCCAAGTCGTTCGAGGTAGGTGTGCTGCGATGGGAGATCAAAGTTCCTGCCCAGCAAGAAACACAGATCAAGTATGAGTATACAGTCGAGTGGGAACGTGATGTGAGGATCAGTCCACCTTTGCCCTAG
- a CDS encoding mucoidy inhibitor MuiA family protein, translating into MVKLDTTIRRVTLLRNGARVTRVGKISLPAGSQTIIVKEITQFAETDSFRISGKGPAVLTSIDVEQDRVILEPDPKVNPLKKKLESLQKKKKELEDEIDLLKVKMGGIETTVDEFITTVGTTLSAGDGSHQLVEFYDTSDNAYAVLQEQLRTHEEELEDLNTEIETVKQNLEELMDEDKSISVYNVSIQLTMKEQAEVEIALEYQVYNASWEPTYDIDLSEKQAHIKRLAMVSNQTMEDWEDIQLIISTASTAPVEVIQPSPLIVSEEVSTRGEERDKTSGGRIGYSGAFAPVAMETGRETYAGVAIYELPQKFTIPSDIREHPVLLVEEDMDSKTLHYWYADEMPEVVARNEITNGDLVLLEGRARVFRKGEYIGESYIPMVAPRETMKLGTRAAHDVRAEKKMLKREVEKAGITRGKARREYQYELKIENFSDDEIEIEIVDRIPHSTAGEIEVKLEKEDELGLEEFRLGIMRWKKKIAPKQKKIITYEFEVVWKRDITIEPPLP; encoded by the coding sequence TTGGTTAAGTTAGACACTACAATTAGGAGAGTCACACTTCTTCGTAATGGTGCTCGTGTGACGCGAGTCGGTAAGATATCACTCCCTGCTGGTTCTCAGACAATCATTGTCAAAGAGATCACACAATTTGCAGAAACGGACAGTTTTCGGATTAGTGGAAAAGGACCAGCTGTTCTCACGTCCATAGATGTTGAACAAGACAGGGTGATACTTGAACCTGATCCCAAAGTGAATCCATTAAAGAAAAAACTCGAGAGCCTCCAGAAAAAGAAAAAGGAACTTGAGGACGAGATAGATCTCTTGAAGGTCAAGATGGGCGGGATAGAAACAACAGTCGACGAGTTTATTACAACAGTAGGTACCACACTTTCCGCGGGTGATGGATCACACCAACTCGTCGAGTTCTACGACACTTCAGATAATGCATATGCAGTACTCCAAGAGCAGCTGAGAACACATGAAGAGGAACTTGAAGACCTCAACACAGAGATCGAGACTGTCAAACAGAACCTCGAAGAATTGATGGATGAAGATAAATCAATTAGTGTCTATAATGTCAGTATTCAGCTCACGATGAAAGAGCAGGCTGAGGTTGAGATCGCTCTCGAATATCAGGTGTATAATGCTTCATGGGAGCCCACGTACGATATTGACCTCTCAGAAAAACAGGCACACATTAAGCGCCTTGCCATGGTGTCAAACCAGACAATGGAAGACTGGGAAGACATCCAACTCATCATATCTACCGCCTCAACTGCACCGGTGGAAGTCATTCAGCCGAGCCCACTCATTGTAAGTGAGGAGGTCAGCACTCGTGGTGAAGAACGCGATAAAACGTCGGGAGGCCGGATTGGATATTCTGGAGCCTTCGCTCCTGTCGCAATGGAAACTGGAAGAGAAACATACGCAGGAGTCGCAATTTACGAGCTCCCACAAAAGTTTACGATCCCGAGTGATATCCGCGAGCATCCGGTTCTTCTTGTAGAGGAAGACATGGACTCAAAGACATTACACTATTGGTACGCAGATGAGATGCCGGAGGTCGTCGCCCGGAATGAGATAACCAATGGGGACCTTGTTCTCCTAGAGGGGAGAGCAAGAGTCTTTCGAAAGGGCGAGTACATTGGAGAGTCATATATTCCGATGGTTGCCCCACGAGAGACCATGAAGCTCGGTACACGTGCCGCGCATGATGTACGTGCTGAAAAGAAGATGCTCAAGCGCGAGGTCGAAAAAGCAGGAATCACTCGTGGCAAGGCACGCAGAGAGTATCAGTATGAACTGAAGATTGAGAATTTTTCGGACGACGAGATTGAGATAGAGATAGTGGATAGGATTCCTCACAGTACAGCAGGAGAGATCGAGGTCAAGTTAGAGAAGGAAGATGAACTAGGCCTTGAAGAGTTCAGACTGGGAATAATGCGATGGAAGAAGAAGATTGCGCCCAAGCAGAAAAAGATCATCACCTACGAGTTCGAGGTGGTCTGGAAGCGCGACATCACCATAGAGCCGCCGTTGCCATAG
- the thrS gene encoding threonine--tRNA ligase, with the protein MDEKLLRLRHSLAHVMAQAVLEMFPDAKLGIGPAIEDGFYYDFLLPRPLTPEDLTAIQKRMKKIIKGNHDFIRKEITREEALELFKDQPFKIELIEELPDNEPISTYTQSTFTDLCRGPHVANTKELPIKAFKLLEVSGAYWRGDEKNPQLQRIYGAAFETPKQLKEHLDRLEEIRQRDHRRLGKELELYHMSDAIGTGLVLWLPKGGAVRVALEDYWREAHFKAGYDIVFSPHIAKIDLWKTSGHLDFYSENMYSPMLVDEQEYELKPMNCPFHVQMFKMRKRSYREFPLRWAELGTVYRYERSGVLHGLLRVRGFTQDDAHIFARPDQLNEEIINILNLNLEILRTCGFSEYDIYLSTKPEKYVGTDENWERATEALRSALEHMGLKYEIDPGEGVFYGPKIDIKIRDALGRSWQCTTVQVDFNLPERFDMTYIAEDGKEHRPIMIHRALMGSLERFFGVLIEHYKGAFPVWLSPVQAVLIPITDEQLDFCYELARDFKQAGIRVEVDDSPDRMQKKIRNAQMQKIPYQLVVGQKETENKQVAVRLRTNENLGPMDIDAFKSMVLRIIESRSQDLK; encoded by the coding sequence ATGGATGAGAAACTCCTCAGACTGCGTCATTCATTAGCGCATGTAATGGCACAGGCGGTTCTCGAGATGTTCCCCGATGCCAAACTGGGGATCGGCCCTGCAATAGAAGACGGATTCTATTACGACTTCCTTCTTCCGCGGCCATTGACTCCCGAGGACCTCACGGCAATACAGAAGAGAATGAAGAAGATCATCAAGGGCAACCACGACTTCATCAGAAAAGAGATCACTCGTGAAGAGGCCCTTGAGCTGTTCAAGGACCAGCCGTTCAAGATCGAACTGATCGAGGAACTGCCGGACAATGAACCAATCTCGACATACACACAGAGCACGTTCACTGATCTCTGTCGCGGACCACATGTTGCCAATACAAAGGAGCTTCCCATCAAGGCGTTCAAATTACTTGAGGTGTCGGGAGCCTACTGGCGAGGCGATGAGAAGAACCCCCAGCTTCAGAGGATTTACGGAGCGGCATTCGAGACCCCCAAGCAACTGAAAGAACACCTTGACAGATTAGAGGAAATCCGCCAGCGCGACCATCGCAGGTTGGGTAAGGAACTCGAACTCTATCACATGAGTGATGCAATAGGTACTGGCCTTGTGCTCTGGCTACCAAAGGGTGGTGCGGTCAGAGTGGCCCTCGAGGACTACTGGCGAGAGGCACACTTCAAGGCTGGCTACGATATCGTCTTCAGTCCACACATTGCAAAGATCGACCTGTGGAAGACGAGTGGCCACCTCGATTTCTATTCAGAGAACATGTACTCTCCAATGCTGGTCGATGAACAGGAATACGAACTCAAACCGATGAATTGCCCGTTCCACGTGCAGATGTTCAAGATGCGAAAACGTTCCTATCGAGAGTTCCCACTACGCTGGGCTGAGCTTGGCACTGTCTATCGATACGAGAGATCAGGCGTTCTCCATGGACTCCTCCGTGTGAGAGGATTCACTCAGGACGATGCTCACATCTTCGCACGACCGGACCAATTGAACGAGGAGATCATCAATATCTTGAATCTCAACCTTGAGATACTGCGGACCTGCGGCTTCTCAGAATACGACATCTATCTCAGCACAAAACCGGAGAAGTATGTCGGAACCGATGAGAACTGGGAACGCGCAACGGAGGCTCTGCGGTCAGCCCTTGAACATATGGGTCTCAAGTATGAGATCGACCCCGGCGAGGGAGTCTTCTACGGCCCCAAGATTGACATCAAGATCCGTGATGCACTTGGAAGGTCTTGGCAATGCACAACGGTCCAAGTTGACTTCAATCTGCCTGAGCGGTTCGATATGACCTACATTGCAGAAGATGGAAAGGAACATCGCCCCATCATGATCCATAGGGCCCTGATGGGATCGCTCGAACGGTTCTTTGGTGTACTCATCGAGCATTACAAGGGAGCCTTTCCGGTCTGGTTGAGTCCGGTGCAGGCAGTACTAATCCCAATCACAGACGAGCAGCTTGATTTCTGCTATGAACTGGCAAGGGACTTCAAACAAGCAGGTATCCGTGTTGAGGTCGATGATAGTCCGGACAGAATGCAGAAGAAAATCCGTAATGCACAGATGCAGAAGATTCCGTACCAGCTTGTGGTCGGTCAGAAAGAAACCGAGAACAAGCAGGTCGCTGTCCGATTGCGCACCAATGAGAATCTCGGCCCAATGGATATCGATGCTTTCAAGAGCATGGTACTCCGCATAATTGAGTCGCGATCTCAGGATTTGAAGTAA